Part of the Zhongshania aliphaticivorans genome, GGCGAAGGCCGGCAATTAATTTGTGATTGGCTTGTTCATCACTGTCGCTGGCGCTAGCAAACTGCATGGCACGTGCACAGGTGGCGTAACGCGCTGGCGCGCCGATGATTGACCACGCGGTAATATCCGGTAATAGCATGGCATTGCTCATGCCATGAGGCACATGGAATAAGCCACCAATAGGGCGGCTCATACCGTGAATGAGAGTAACCGAGGCATTAGAAAATGCAATTCCGCCTTGGGTGGCGGCCAGCATCATGGCTTCTCTGGCTACGCGATTGTCGGGTTCGTTGCAGGCGTTGCGCAAGTGTTTGGCGATGGCCGACATGGAGGCGAGTGCGAAGGTGTCAGCAAAGCTATTGGCGCGCCGGCTTACGTAAGCCTCTAATGAATGGCATAGGCTATCAAGGCCGGTATCAGCGGTTAAGCGTAGCGGCATGGTTATGGTCAGTTCAAAATCGACTAGGGCGGCAAGCGGCATTAAGCCCAGCCCCATGCACAGCATTTTTTCGTGGGTTTCGGTGTCGGTGACTACGGCGGCGCGGGTAGCTTCTGAGCCGGTGCCTGCGGTGGTGGGAATGGCAATGATCGGCAGGCCGTCATCCAGTGTGTGCGGCACTTTGTAATTGCGTAGTGGCTGGTCGCGAGTAGCCATGACCGCCATCATTTTGGCTGTATCAATTGTACTGCCGCCACCCAGAGCAACCACACAGTCATGTTGGTCTTGGTGCAATACTGCTAGGCCTTCGGTGATGGCGTCGGTGGTTGGGTCGGGAACCACGCCGGTAAAACTATTGTAGCTAAACCCTTGGTCCTTGAGTTGAGTCTCTAGCTCGCCTAGCCAACCGAGGCTGACGATAAAATCATCACTAACAAGTAAGGGTTTTTTAAGGCCGAGTTCGGTCAGTACCGCAGTTAAATTGCGGCTGGCGCCGGAGCCAATACGCAGTATTCGAGGCAGGTTGATATTCGCGGTCATGGTTGAACTCTCGTCATTTTTTATGGGGGTGATTTAATCTTGGTCAGGCGCTGAGTGCAAGTGAGTTGCCATCGTTGAGTGTGCGTTATTGAAAAGTTCGCACTTACCGGTAAGGCCAAAAGTGACGATATTGGATGATGTGCATTCGGTGTTTTCCACGCGAAAAAT contains:
- a CDS encoding iron-containing alcohol dehydrogenase, yielding MTANINLPRILRIGSGASRNLTAVLTELGLKKPLLVSDDFIVSLGWLGELETQLKDQGFSYNSFTGVVPDPTTDAITEGLAVLHQDQHDCVVALGGGSTIDTAKMMAVMATRDQPLRNYKVPHTLDDGLPIIAIPTTAGTGSEATRAAVVTDTETHEKMLCMGLGLMPLAALVDFELTITMPLRLTADTGLDSLCHSLEAYVSRRANSFADTFALASMSAIAKHLRNACNEPDNRVAREAMMLAATQGGIAFSNASVTLIHGMSRPIGGLFHVPHGMSNAMLLPDITAWSIIGAPARYATCARAMQFASASDSDEQANHKLIAGLRQLCSDLQVPTPASYGIDQSQWQQAIPIMTQQALDSGSPANNPHIPSAEQISALYQTVWNN